In Aquila chrysaetos chrysaetos chromosome 24, bAquChr1.4, whole genome shotgun sequence, the genomic stretch ATCACCAGCGTCCTCTCTGAAGGTGGGCGGCCGCgtctctgtccctgtcccccccccggccctgaAACTGGGGttctgcctcccaagggacGGGGTCTGGGACCTGGGGTTGCTGGAGGGGAACGTGACCCCGTGCAGGGGGGGTGAGGACGTGCTGGGCATCCTCCCGACCCCgtcagctcttcctcctcctctcgcCAGACAACTCCAtccagtccgtgatcactttTGACCGCGGTGGGGAGTGGGTGCCGCTGCGGAAGCCCAAAAACACCACCTGTGACTCCACGGCCAGGAGCAAGGAAGAGGTGGGTCtgtccccccccggggggggtgCCATTCCTCTGGGTATCCTCCATCTTGGCTCTGCCAAGGGGATGCTTGGGAGCGAGCGAATCCATCCTGCAGCTCCCACCAGCGATGCCGAGGGCATGGGGCCAGCCGTGCGTGGGCTGTGGGTCGCACCATGGGGCTGCATGGCAAGCcctgagcaggctgggggggggttctACGGGTCGCTCCCCAGCATCCACCGGGAGTTAATGGGTGAATCCGCCCCCTCCGTGCCCTGTCCCCACGGGCTCCTGGACGGGCTCTCCTCTTGCGCTTGCAGTGCAGCCTCCACATCCACGCCTCCTACAGCATCTCCCAGAAGCTGAACGTCCCCATGGCTCCCCTCTCCGAGCCCAATGCTGTTGGCATCGTCATCGCCCACGGTACCGAACCTCACCGGGGTGGGTGGCGGGGACAGAGAGCCCGTAttcgtgtgtgtccccccccagctcgTGCTATCCCCCTCTCCCAGGGAGCGTTGGGGGGGCCATCTCGGTGATGAGCCCCGACGTCTACATCTCGGACGACGGGGGCTACACCTGGGCGCGGATGCTGGAGGGGCCGCACCATTACGCCATCCTGGACTCGGGCGGTCTCATCGTCGCCATTGAGCACACCAGCCAGCCTGTCAACATCATCGAGTACGTACGGGCTCCCCTTGCTGCGGAGAGGCGGAGCTCGCTGTTTTTTTGGGGATCGCCCAAGCAAAgggggggactggggggctgctgcaggaggtgccTCCCGGACCACCTGGGTGCTGACTGACCCCTCACATGCCAGGTTCTCGACGGACGAAGGGCAGTGCTGGTATCGGTACGCTTTCTCCAAGGACCCCATCTTCTTCACTGGCCTGGCGTCCGAGCCGGGGGCTCGCTCCATGAACGTCAGCATCTGGGGATTTCGGGGGAGCTTCCTCTCCCGCAAGTGGGTCTCCTACACCATCGACTTCAGCGAGCTGCTCAGCAGGACCTGTGAGAGCTGCTGGGGACAGCCGGGGGCCGGGGACAACCAGGGCCGGGGACAGctagggctgggctgggggatgctTTTGCCCCCAGCCCTTGGTGCGGGTGATGTTAGCAGAGTCTTCCCCAGGGGAGTGTGGCCCTTGGTCCCCACCGTGGGGACGGTGTGACGGGGAGAGCGGTCGTGATTTCCACGCCCTGCCGGTGGCTGGTGCCgggctgcttcccccccccccagagcagCGTCCTGCCGAACACCGCGGCGGTGCCGTCCCCCGGGGACCCCTCCTCGGCCGTGCCGCTGAGCCCTCTCCCTTGCAGGCGAGGACAAGGACTACACCATCTGGCTGGCGCACTCCAGCAATCCCAGCATCCCCAGTGACGGCTGCATACTGGGCTACAAGGAGCAATACCGACGTCTCCGCAAGTCCTCGGTGTGCCAGAACGGCCGGGACTACATGGTGACCAAGCAGCCGACTGTCTGTCCTTGCACGCTGGAGGATTTCCTCTGGTAGGCTCCATCTTCAAGTCTCCCACCTTCTTGTCCCCATTTTGGGCCAGATGTCACCCTCCTTTAGCCTGGCTCCCGCTGGGTCCCCGAGTGGGGTCtcatctccttttcctctttttcctgcagtgatTTTGGCTACTACCGCCCGGAGAACCAGTCCATCTGTGTGGAGCAGCCGGAGCTGAAGGGACACGACCTGGAATTCTGCCTCTACGGCAGACGGGAGCTGCTCAAGACCAGCGGGTAAAGCTCAGCTGGTGTCAATGCTGGAGCCAGGGTTGGGGAGGAACAGGGTGGAAACCCCAAATCCCTGGGGAATCCTTCACCCCACACCCAGAGGGGACAGATCCTGCCCCATCGCCTTGGTTCGGGGCTGGCAGTCCCTGGGAAGCAGCTGTGGGGTCACCAGGTGTCCCGTCCCCATCTCCAGGTATCGGAAAATCCCTGGGGACAAGTGTTTGGGGGGGGAGAGCCCAAGCCGGCAGGAGACggacatgaaaaagaaatgcaccaGCAACTTCCTCAACCCCAGCCAGCTGGTAGGTGACAGTGACACTGGCCGGGCGCAGTGACGGTGCTGGGCATCGGGccatctcctgcctgcacccgTGGAGCCAATAAATTCGTGATGGGCAGGACTGTCTTGCCTAAATCTGCCCAGGGCCTCTTGCCTGCCTGAATCCTGGCTGGGTGCTGCAGTGACTTTGTGGCTTTTATCCCCCAGGATAAACTGGGGTGCTGGTTGTGTTTGGGGGGGGATGTTGCCCCCAGTTCTGGAcgcttcctcctctccctgcaggcagcatcCACCAGCTCTACCCCCATCATCCTGGCCGTCGTGGCCGTGCTGCTCATCACCGCCATGGCCGGAGTCCTCCTCGTCAAGAAATACGTCTGCGGGGGCAGGTGAGGAGCTGAGCCAGGGCTggatgtccccccccccccccctcaccgtAGGGCAGGGATGACACCGTCCCTCCCCAGATCTCTCGGCAAACCACCCTCCCCAGGCTGACTTTGCGCTGGAGAGGCTGCGGAGCGCCCACGTGCCCCGGTGCTGCTTTCACCCAGCTCCACTCTCTGCAGGATGAGCGtgtccttgggggggggggggggggggggggcttgctGGAGGTACAGGCAGCACGGTCActtgtgtcccccccctcctcctctgctgctgccaggttCCTGGTCCATCGCTACTCCGTCCTCCGGCAGCACGCAGAGGCCAACGGCGTGGAGGGGATGGACGCGCTGGACTCCGgcaccccagccagcaagggcGGGTACCACGATGACTCCGATGAGGTGAGCGTGGGGGTCCCGGCGTCCCCccatggggaccccccccccccccttccaatGGGTCTGTTGGGAGGCAGGACGGGGAGCCGTGCCGGGGACAGCGGTGGGTGACGGTCCCGTCTCTCCCCAGGACCTCCTGGAGTAGCGGCACAGCAGCGCCGATGCTGGGGACACCGCTGCGCAGGCAGGGCCCCCCCGTGCAGGCAGGGCCCCCCTGCACCCGCTGCCTGCTGTGGCCGGGGGCGGCTTTGCTGCTGGGGGGCACACACACGCAGGGGTTTAACTTAACTCCACTTTAATATTTCCTTCCAGCGTGGGGGGCTTTTatggtcttttatttttccctttactgggctgttttattttaaggatgACTGAGTAGGAACTGCCCTCCCCCGTGGGGAGCAGCCCCCTGACCCCCCCTCTGACGGCAGCATCGTTCCCGGGGTGCTGGGGACGAGCCCCGAGGTGTTACCGCTGTCGaggggggggctcggggggcaGCAGCTAGGCTTGCCTGCAgctcccggccccgctgcctGTTTCTTCTCCAAAGCAATATGAGCTGGGCTGCGGCCagggcccccccggccccccagcTTGGGGGGGCCCCATGGCTGTGGGGTAATGGCCCAGCGCTGgcccccccccggtccccccccgCCACACCCCGGGCTGGCCTTGGCCGAGGGAAACGCAGCAATAATGAATTAAAGCTTGAAGCTCTTTACcaaggggctggtgggggctCAGCCCAGCCGTCCCCCCACCGGCAGCGGTGCAGGCAGGATGCAGGCAGGGCGGGAGGGGCTAtaagcagccccccccccgccccgcatGGTGGGTCGGTTCTTTGCTTGCCCCCGGCGCTGTGCCAGCCCCCCGCCCGATTGCCCTCTGCCAGGTTTTGGTCCCAGCACTGTTACAGTCTCCTTACACTGGAAATCCCCTTCTTTTGGGAGGGGTGTTGCACCCCACGACAGACCCCCCCACACCTCAGCTGAGGTGTGGGGGTTTTATCTGACCTGCCCCAGCCAGGGTGTGGGGGGCTTTgcctgccccccctccccaagctaGGTCATGGGGTGCAGCGGGATGGGGGtgcagcgggatgggggggtgCAGACACCCCCCCATGCTCCTCAGCCCCTTGCGATCCACCATGGCTATCGCGATACGGCTGTGCTGTCATGACACATGGCTTCTGCTCTCGCCCCAGCAACTGTGCAaagcctgctgcccccccccctccctggcacGGCACAGCACACCAAGcgccggtgggatgggggggccACGGCCCCAGCACCCCTTGCATGTGCTTCAGCGTCCCCCTGGGACTCgcctggggacggggacggagCGTAACCCCCCTAACTAAAAGCCATAGCCCTgcgccccccccaccccggccccctgccccagccttgctggtgggggggggaccGAGGCCAGTGCAGAGTCCTGTAAATAAACCTGGATGTGTTATAACTTTGTACtggtatttttctgtatatttgcAATATTTGGGTTATTAGAAATAAAGCCAAAACGGACCCTGTGTGCCCTGATCtgtgttggggagggggggaacacGGAGGGGGGGTCACCCCTCGCAGGGGTGATGCTGGAGGGGACCCTGGGGGTGGCGGTAATTAGAAAGACTATAATTTATTCCAGTTTAAGGCAACTCAATACAAACCCACAGCAGACGCGCACGCAACATGGGAAGGGGGGTGTAGCACGGAGAGGGACCGTCCATGCAAGTAGAAaagtgaagggggggggggggcacacaaaaaaaggacCTGGGACGCCTCTGGGAGCAGCCAGTACTTGCTGCAGGAGGACGGGGGTCTCACTGGGTTCGGGGGGGCTGCGGAGAGGCATGCGTCACCCCTggggggctgggctggggatgCTCTGAATGTCACCGGGGCCAATGGAGGGGACACCacgcctggggggggggaagctcctgcccaccccagctCTGTGCTCAAGGAagtggggggggctggggacccctgccactttttgggggggggcaggataTGGCCTTCAGTACCAGGCCAGGGTGGGGATGAGCCGTGATGGTCCTGgctggatggggggggggggtccaccATGGCCAAGGATGCTCGGCCAACGCCAGCGAAGGCTCCTCCATTCCCAACCCCCTCCCCGGGAACACCAGAAAAGGTGATTTtatgggggttgggggggaacCCCCCCCCAGGGCCGAGGGCCTGCTGCCTTTTATcccttggaaaaggaaagagggggCTTGGAAAAACATCCAATTCccggggctggggtggggggatgcaGGGTGCCAGCTGGGTGCggtcagggctgggggggcactggggagccgggggggtcggggctggggggtgcaggCTGGGGTTTGATTCCCCGCGCCTTCATGTAGGAGATGAACTGGTCGGGGATCTCGGCCAGGACGTCCTTGGCCAGGCGGGCCATGCTCAGCACCGGGCTGCCCCCCCCGTCCACGTAGTCACGGAAGGGGACGAactgggggggacggggacaagAGGTTTTGAGGGGACCCCAGGGCCTGGTCCGCCGTGGCCAGCATGGCACGGTGTGTCCCCATggccctgtgcccccccccccccactgtaGCCCCCACATCCCGGTGTCCCCCCTCTCCATCCCTGACGTCCCAGTGTATCCCCAAATCCCAGTCTACCCCCATGTCCCAGTGCACCCCCACATCCAGGTACATCCCAAGCCCCAGTGCACCCCTTTTTCCCAGTGCAGCCCCACTTTCCATGTCCCCGTGCATCTCGCCCCCCCCATATCCCAGCACACCCCTTCCATGTCCtactgcccccccccaaatgtcCCAGTCCCCCCCACATCCCAGTACACCCTTGTGTCCCAGTGTCCCCCCCATGTCCTGATGCCCCCCACAATGTCCAGTCCATCTCATCATCTgtccatactgggaccagtCAGTGGACCCCAGGAGTGACAGGGCTGATGTGGGGTGCCTGGGATGCCCCGCCAGGCCAGGCTGGCCGGGGGGGTGTCCCCAAACCccatgggggggtgggggggtgacGTTACCTGCACAATGTCACGCTCGGCCACCTTGCCGCGGGAGGAGATACGAATGTCGTCACCGTCCAGCTCcaccatggctgggggggggaacgaaggggggggggggtgtcagcaGCACCCgagtccccccaccccagggtggGCTCTCTttaacccccccaaacccaaacccagcagCCCCCaagagctggcagctgcaggcagtcatgtgcaggcaggggagcagggctgaTTCATCAGTGGCAATTACTGGGGGAGATTTAATTTGGCTTTGCTGCCTGCCCGGTGCCAGAGCAGCCGGCTGCCAGGGGGGCTgcccatttccccccccccaaacacaccTCGGGGGGCTCATTCAGCCCTAACAAACGCCTCCACTCATAACCACACACATGCCGGCTAGCGGTGAATCCCGCTGAGCCCCAACAAATTCAACTCATATTTTCCCAGCAGCCAAAGGCAGCTGCGGCCCCCCCCCTGagtcccccccgccccggggacaCAGGGGCTGCTGAgcaggggtgggatggggacatcCATAGCCTTACCGTCGAACTCGGCCTGGCCGACCCCCACGATGATGATGGACATGGGGAGCTTGGCAGCCtgcggtgggggggggtggtggtgaggagagggaaaaaaaaaaaaaaaaaaaaaaaaggcacaaaattTAATGGTCCTGCTGCCGAATGCAGCCCACTCCCCACCCCCGGTATTaacctccccagcacccactggGCCCTGGGGTGCAGCACCTttacctggggggggggggaaagatgGTGAGGGGGGGGTGCTGCGTgctcccctccccgctgcctcccccccccccccccgccccggcacggCTGCTGCTGGACGTGGGCGCACAGATCGTCACAGAGCTTTCTCTGCTTCGTTTCGGGGTTCATCGCTGCCAATGCCTGCTCTCGGGGGGGCTTTGGGCCACGATGGGCACCCAGTGCCCAGGACCATGATGGGCTTCCCGCACCCGGGGCTGCGACGGGTACCCTGTGCCCGGGGTTGTGTTGGGCATCCCGTCCTCGGGGTCGTGAGGGGCATCCTGTGCCTGGGACCACGATGGGCATCCTTCCCTCGGGGTCATGGTGGGCGTCCTGCGCTGAGTGCCACGATGGGCACCCTGTCCTCAGGGTCACGATGGGCACCCTGCCTTCGGGGCCACAACGGGCATCCTGCGCTTGGGGCCACGATGGGCATCCTGCACCCGGGGCCGTGACGATCGTCCTCAAGACCATGATGGACACCTGTCCTTGGGGCCACGATGGGCATCCTGCATCCAGGGCCGTGATGGGCATCCCATGCCCGGTGGCACcacgagcccccccccccccccccaactcagCACCACTGCCGGCTAAGGGAGCCCCTCGGCTCAGCACGGTGCTCCCGGAGCAGCACCAGCTTCCGAAAGTGACCCCAAAGGGCACCCGGAGCCCTGCCCGCGGCCCGGCACAGCCGCAGGGTGGCACGTCCCCGAGTCCGGCGGTGGCGGTGCCGGCGTCCAGGCAGGCACCGGGGCCGGTGCGAGGTGCGGCAGCTGCCAGAGCTGAGCGCCCCGAGCTCCCGGCAGAGCCGCAGTGCAGGGATattaaataaagcagcaaagaaatattaCCGGAGCtgttctccctcctgccccggcCGGGAGCTGACCCCCGGGGCTGCCCAGCGTCAGGGGGGGACCACCGGCCCCTCGGCCCCCCAGCTATGGGGCTGACggcctccccagcacccccgcTCTGCTCCAGTAGCCCCAACTCTCCCGCTGCCCTGGGTATCAGGGAGCGGAGATGGGGCTGAGCCGCTGCAAGGGAGGTTaggggatgaggaggaggaagaagaataaAGCTCCCAGTTCGCCTGGATGCTGAGCTGAGCAAGGAGCCAGGGGGAACTGGGTGGGCAGGCTTGGGCATGGCGCTTGTGAGGGCAAAGGTGCTGCTGGCACCTTCAAAGAGCCACCTCGGCGCCgaaattgctttttcctttccaggccCCTCGCGcggaggaggcaggagctgcccgcCAGCCCCCTGGCAGGGACGCCGCGTCCTTGGCCGCCGATGGCACCCGGCACCCCCAGCTTGCGCTGGCACCCCAACAAGTCAGGGCACCCCGTGCATCTGGCTGGGTGTTGCACCCCAGTTTGGGGCACCCTGTGTCCCTGGCAGATTATTGCACCCCGATAGCTTGGGGTACCCTGTGCACCCAGCTGGCTGTCGCATCCACACAGCTCGCTGCACCCTGTCAGGGGCACCCCAAGCCCCGGCTGGTCAGCGCACCCTGACATCTTGGGGGTCCCCAGCCTGTTATTGCACCCGCACAGCTCACAGCACCCCATGCACCCAGCTGGCTATTGCACCCCGGATGGCTCGGAGCACCCCAACCCTGTTTTGTCCTTGCACCCCATCTGGGGGCACCCACCACCCCCTGGACTCACGTTGACGATGGCCTCCTTGGTCTGCGCCATGTCTGAGATGACGCCGTCCGTGATGATAAGCAGCACGAAGTACTGGGACCCATCCAGCACCGCCGCTGCCGAGCTGGGGGACACCCTGTGAGTGACACTGGGGTGGGCAcagactccccccccccataagGGGTGCTGGGACCCCCTTACCGGGCGACATGGTTGACCACGGGGGCAAAGTTGGTGGGTCCGTAGAGCTGGACGCTGCGCAGGCTGCGGTGATACGCCTCCAGGACGCCCTCGATGCCGCTGCACGCCGGGTTGGCCGCGTCACCATTCTGCAGGACGAGGAACCCCGGTGACAAGGACGATGCCACCATGTCCCCAACCTcatcacacacacccccccactTTGGGACAGACCCTCACCAGCGGGAATTCGTGGGACACGCGTCCATCCGGCGGGATCTTGGCGCCGAAGCCGAGGGCGGGGAACATCTTGTCGCTGTCGTAGTCCTGGATGATCTCGCCCACCGCCTTGAGGGCCATGGCGTAGGCGTTGAGCTGGTAGGGGCTCAGGTAGTGCAGCGAGGTGGACTGCGAGGGGTTCCCTGTGCGGGTGGTGGGCTCAGCCGGGCCGGATCCACCCCCCCCATCAGTGGTTTAATGAGCCCCCCCCTTGTTAAGTAACgccggggtggggaggggggagacaGCCCCAGCGCTCACCGTTGGATGCGGTGAAGTCGATGGCCACCGTGAAGTTGATTTGGGTCCTGGAGGGGGGATGAAAGCGGCTTTAGGGACCTGGGGTGGGTGATGCAGGATGCGACCCACGGGTATagggggcggggggcagccccctccccgggccagCCCTCGGCCCACAGACTGGCTCTCCCTGGGTGAGCACCCCCAAATCTCCCTGTGCTGAGGTTTCACCCCCCTGCACCCAAGGGagcagctgtgggtgctggggacaccCTGCCCGGGACCTCGCCGGCATCAGTCCAGCCCCCAGgatacagatggggaaactgaggctcGTTCCCCCCTCCACCTTGCTCACCCGCCCCTGATGTAGTCCAGGAAGGTGTGGTCGGACTCCACCGCGAAGGACAGAAGTGTCACCTGCCAGGGACAAGGGGCTGAGCAGGGGACAGTGGCTGCACCCCCCTGTGTCCCCTGCCCGTGTACCCCCCCATCCTCACCGTCCCCGAGTTCAGGtacttcttcttcttcatcttcttcctgGGGTTCaccacctggggggggggggcagaggggagctgCTCCCCCCAGCAGCTGCGGCACCccggggtgtgggggggggcacCGTGGGGACCGTAACACCCCGGGGTGCAGTGCAGGGGGCTGTGGCACCCAGGGGTGCAGCCCAGGCACCCTGGGCACAGGGACCGTAACACCCCAGGGTGCAGCATGGGGACCCTGGGGACCACAAAGCCTGGGGAtgcagcacagggacaggaCACCCATGGGTGCAGCATGGGGACCGTAACGCTCAGGGGTGCAGCACGGGGACCATGAGACCCAGGGGTGCAGCAGATGGACTGTAACACCCACGGGTGCagctggacccccccccccccccgtccccgtggGTCCCCGTCCCTGCTCTCCGGCCTCACCTCGTAGACGTTGAACTGGCTCTGTCCCCGCGCCAGCTCCCGGTAGCTGGTGGTGAACTCCCCGATGAAGTCATGGCTgcggggtgagggggggggccACCGTCAGCTGGGGTGCGGGATCAGGGTTGGGGGAGCTGTGTCCCCGGGGCCATCCCCCAGCTCACCTGCCATCGCGGTCCCAGTCGTACACCTCCACCTTGATGGCTCTGCAAGGCAAGGGGGGGTCAGAGCCACCTCCCGGCACCCCCAAACACCCAGACCCTCACCCCGGGGGCTGCGATGGgtccccggggccgcccccaGCGCCCACTCCCCGTGGGTTTGTTTTGACGCCTCCATGggccttttcctccttcctcctcctcctcaggctTTTTCGGTGGGATATTTTTATCCGCCGTTGCCACAGCAACGTCCGACACGGGGCCAAGCC encodes the following:
- the LOC115335145 gene encoding copine-5-like isoform X2 codes for the protein MCHGAHPAVRAAAAQPGVPSRTHAFTLTLSSRSHSAHAHTHTQLTLTLSSLTLTLTPAPEPCPSVPSPRRQLLDKDTFSKSDPLCVLYTQRPGSRQWREFGRTEVIDNSLNPDFLRKFVLDYFFEEKQNLRFDLYDVDSKSPDLSKHDFLGQAFCTLGEIVGSAGSRLEKPLTMGTVTAHARGRRPAPAVSNGGIPGKKCGTIILIAEELGNCRDVATLQFCANKLDKKDFFGKSDPFMVFYRSNEDGTFTICHKTEVVRNTLNPVWQAFAIPVRALCNGDYDRAIKVEVYDWDRDGSHDFIGEFTTSYRELARGQSQFNVYEVTLLSFAVESDHTFLDYIRGGTQINFTVAIDFTASNGNPSQSTSLHYLSPYQLNAYAMALKAVGEIIQDYDSDKMFPALGFGAKIPPDGRVSHEFPLNGDAANPACSGIEGVLEAYHRSLRSVQLYGPTNFAPVVNHVARSAAAVLDGSQYFVLLIITDGVISDMAQTKEAIVNAAKLPMSIIIVGVGQAEFDAMVELDGDDIRISSRGKVAERDIVQFVPFRDYVDGGGSPVLSMARLAKDVLAEIPDQFISYMKARGIKPQPAPPSPDPPGSPVPPQP
- the SORT1 gene encoding sortilin isoform X1, translated to MSFGQSKLYRSEDYGKTFKDITSLINNTFIRTEFGMAIGPENSGKVILTGDVSGGSRGGRIFRSSDFAKNFVQTDLPFHPLVQITYHPQNSNCLLALSTENGLWVSRDFGETWEEIHKAVCLAKWGANDTIFFTTYLNNSCKADLGLLELKKTSDFGKAFKVIGTKIYSFGLGGRFLFASVMTEKGTTRRIHVSLDQGETWNMAQLPSVGHEQFYSILAANDDLVFMHVDEPGDTGFGTIYTSDDRGIVYSKSLERHLYTTTGGETDFTNVTSLRGIYITSVLSEDNSIQSVITFDRGGEWVPLRKPKNTTCDSTARSKEECSLHIHASYSISQKLNVPMAPLSEPNAVGIVIAHGSVGGAISVMSPDVYISDDGGYTWARMLEGPHHYAILDSGGLIVAIEHTSQPVNIIEFSTDEGQCWYRYAFSKDPIFFTGLASEPGARSMNVSIWGFRGSFLSRKWVSYTIDFSELLSRTCEDKDYTIWLAHSSNPSIPSDGCILGYKEQYRRLRKSSVCQNGRDYMVTKQPTVCPCTLEDFLCDFGYYRPENQSICVEQPELKGHDLEFCLYGRRELLKTSGYRKIPGDKCLGGESPSRQETDMKKKCTSNFLNPSQLAASTSSTPIILAVVAVLLITAMAGVLLVKKYVCGGRFLVHRYSVLRQHAEANGVEGMDALDSGTPASKGGYHDDSDEDLLE
- the LOC115335145 gene encoding copine-5-like isoform X1; protein product: MCHGAHPAVRAAAAQPGVPSRTHAFTLTLSSRSHSAHAHTHTQLTLTLSSLTLTLTPAPEPCPSVPSPRRQLLDKDTFSKSDPLCVLYTQRPGSRQWREFGRTEVIDNSLNPDFLRKFVLDYFFEEKQNLRFDLYDVDSKSPDLSKHDFLGQAFCTLGEIVGSAGSRLEKPLTMGTVTAHARGRRPAPAVSNGGIPGKKCGTIILIAEELGNCRDVATLQFCANKLDKKDFFGKSDPFMVFYRSNEDGTFTICHKTEVVRNTLNPVWQAFAIPVRALCNGDYDRAIKVEVYDWDRDGSHDFIGEFTTSYRELARGQSQFNVYEVVNPRKKMKKKKYLNSGTVTLLSFAVESDHTFLDYIRGGTQINFTVAIDFTASNGNPSQSTSLHYLSPYQLNAYAMALKAVGEIIQDYDSDKMFPALGFGAKIPPDGRVSHEFPLNGDAANPACSGIEGVLEAYHRSLRSVQLYGPTNFAPVVNHVARSAAAVLDGSQYFVLLIITDGVISDMAQTKEAIVNAAKLPMSIIIVGVGQAEFDAMVELDGDDIRISSRGKVAERDIVQFVPFRDYVDGGGSPVLSMARLAKDVLAEIPDQFISYMKARGIKPQPAPPSPDPPGSPVPPQP
- the SORT1 gene encoding sortilin isoform X2 yields the protein MSFGQSKLYRSEDYGKTFKDITSLINNTFIRTEFGMAIGPENSGKVILTGDVSGGSRGGRIFRSSDFAKNFVQTDLPFHPLVQITYHPQNSNCLLALSTENGLWVSRDFGETWEEIHKAVCLAKWGANDTIFFTTYLNNSCTDLGLLELKKTSDFGKAFKVIGTKIYSFGLGGRFLFASVMTEKGTTRRIHVSLDQGETWNMAQLPSVGHEQFYSILAANDDLVFMHVDEPGDTGFGTIYTSDDRGIVYSKSLERHLYTTTGGETDFTNVTSLRGIYITSVLSEDNSIQSVITFDRGGEWVPLRKPKNTTCDSTARSKEECSLHIHASYSISQKLNVPMAPLSEPNAVGIVIAHGSVGGAISVMSPDVYISDDGGYTWARMLEGPHHYAILDSGGLIVAIEHTSQPVNIIEFSTDEGQCWYRYAFSKDPIFFTGLASEPGARSMNVSIWGFRGSFLSRKWVSYTIDFSELLSRTCEDKDYTIWLAHSSNPSIPSDGCILGYKEQYRRLRKSSVCQNGRDYMVTKQPTVCPCTLEDFLCDFGYYRPENQSICVEQPELKGHDLEFCLYGRRELLKTSGYRKIPGDKCLGGESPSRQETDMKKKCTSNFLNPSQLAASTSSTPIILAVVAVLLITAMAGVLLVKKYVCGGRFLVHRYSVLRQHAEANGVEGMDALDSGTPASKGGYHDDSDEDLLE